In the genome of Massilia sp. W12, the window GAAACAATTTGTTGCAATTGCGCCGCGCGCTTTAATCCGGCTTTTGCAATTCATATTCAAACAGCCAGAAATTATCCAATTCGCGCCAGGCGCAGTGGCTGGCGCTGGCGGCCAGTAATTCCGTCATTTCGGCTTGCTCAGGGAAATTTTTCAGGACTTTGCGTTGCGTGCCGTCATCCAGCGGGCGCATTTGCCAGGTATTGCCCAGCGCATCGCGTTCGACAAGCGGATAGTCGCGGCATTGAACCCGGCTGTTATCGAGCAAAATCACGCGCGCGCCCGGCGCAAGACGCGCATGCAGAGACTGCAAAAACGCGCCGCGCCGCTCAATCGGCACATGGGAAAACCACAGACCGGCAAAGGCGGCGTCAAATTCGCCCAACTCCGCGCCCAGCGCATAGGCGTCTGCAAGGGCAAAGCGCACCTGCGCACAATGCGGGCGCAGGCGGGCGAAGGCCAGCGGCTCAGCGACGCCATCAGTGGCGGTATAGGCGGCGGCATGCGGCGCAATCCATTGCGTCCAATAGCCGGTGCCGCAAGCCACTTCCAGCACGCGCCGTCCGGCCAGGACGTGCGCCAGATGCGCTTGCAAAAACGCTAAATCGGCGGCGCGCTCCGGCTGCAGATACACCCGGTCATAGTAAGGCGCGCGGGCGGCGTAGTAGGCCCGCATTTCCCGGGCAGAATCAAATGCGGTATCGCTGCCTTCATGGTTTTGCATCAGAAAACACCCCTTTTTTCTTCAGTCTGGCATAGCCCAGCATCCAGCCGCCAAACAACAGCGCCAGATTCAACATGCTCATGGCAAGAAAAGACCAACTTGATTCTGCACCGTAAAACAGCAGGGTGAACAGGGTTTGCAAAACGAATAGCAGCAAGGGCGGCAGCAGGGCAGGGCTGCGGTATTTATGAATCAGGAGCGCGCCGGCCCAGACAGAAAACAGGCAGCCCGGCACAACCAGCCAAAGCGCAGTCAGACTGACCGGAAAGCCATCGACAAACATCTCTTGCAACTGCTGCGCGCTATAACCCTGAATCAACAGGATTTCCTGCATGATCAAGCCAGCCACCAGACTGCCGAAGATATCCAGCGCCAGGGCGGCAAGCAGGGCTTTCCATAATGGCGTGCGTGTCTGGCCGGTGTCGA includes:
- a CDS encoding class I SAM-dependent methyltransferase, coding for MQNHEGSDTAFDSAREMRAYYAARAPYYDRVYLQPERAADLAFLQAHLAHVLAGRRVLEVACGTGYWTQWIAPHAAAYTATDGVAEPLAFARLRPHCAQVRFALADAYALGAELGEFDAAFAGLWFSHVPIERRGAFLQSLHARLAPGARVILLDNSRVQCRDYPLVERDALGNTWQMRPLDDGTQRKVLKNFPEQAEMTELLAASASHCAWRELDNFWLFEYELQKPD